GTGGCGGAGACCAATGTAAATAAACTCAAGATGAGAGTTACACCTTCAAACTTCTCTGGACCTCCACTCTTTTCTAGGCTGAATGGGAAATGTTTCTCTAAGACATTTGATGAGTGAGTACAGCATACGTTATTTTCATGTTCCTGATGTTAAATCTGTAATGAAGCTCAAGATTTTTTCATGGCATCATGgaaatgtttaacattattatataaaaagatatttaaattcaGTGTTAAAAAAAGCAAAGAACCAAGTACGCTTCTTGTGATCATTGTTTGAATCAAGGTAATTGTATTGTGGAAGACCTGGTGATGTGGGCGGTTCGGACTTTGCTGTGTAATAAATGTTTACCTTCACCAATACATAAATGTTAAGGTAATCACATGAAACATTGTTCACATGTTATCAGTGATAAAACCCATATATGTGTATCAAGGCCTGTCACTCTGGCTTCAGTCAGTCATGCTATACCCCTGTAATGAACGATACATTCATGCCAATGTTCCTGTTAGACGATGGATGTTCTAATGTAGCAACATGTCAATGAGCTGAACAGACTAATGTTGtaataatgtatttcaaaatcattgtttaatttgttacatgaaataaaacagacttATGTTGtgataacatattttgatttttttttttaatttgtcataATGAAGTTATGTCTAAATTTGGTATACTGGTATATTCTCCCTGTTTCAGCTACAAGTATGAGTTTTGTCCATTCTGGAACGTTACTCAGCACGAGCAGTCTCTCAGGTGGAACCCTTATAGCGGAATACTTGGGTAGGCTTGCATGCTTTCCATGTGTGCTAATTTTTATGTTCAATTATACTTAAGGTTCCAACAGTTTGAGTAAAGTCCAAGTTTGAGGGAGAATTCTAGAAAAAGAATGTTAAGTCATCactaaattgtaaaaaaaaatctgaatgtCCACAGCAAACACTTCAATCAAGGACTGCCAAATATGAGCTAGTAAGAATCAAAGACTGTGATATTGTTAAGTTTACATACTATcgtaataatgcattaaaatgtatgCATAAGGTAtgcaattcattttattttttctaagataacccagggtttccgccagccctttatggcttgtcgggcccgatgtgccttccgctggcaaggcctATTACCGACACgcgttaattatgccgacatgctttagtCCGTGTAGCGcaatccttatcaaaacaatcatcagttttgacaatacacgaTTTTGTTGCGATtacaacggttgcaacggttgactgagagccagtttgtttgtttgtttatttgagtttatcgaggtctgcccgcgcccattggctgcattatggcttgaccccgccgtgacgccatcacgacttaaattgtgtttgaatgccataagtgacatgagatagaagtgacagcaattcgcagtcaaatccagacaatggaagacttgaagaaacagagtgagatacaagaaatccgggtgcgataccctagctctttgcgaagagacctcttggttctttaacgtgctcggtgtaaagcaccgatacacgggatacaactttcctgggtaggaccagtactgagtacaccactttcccaagcactaccctttaaatgccaagcgccaggcaagggagctacttgtaccagcttttaacgtctttcggtatgacgcggcccgggatcgaacccacgacctcccgctccgtaggcggacgcttaaccacaaggccacggaggCGGTTAAACTGAGAGCCAGAAGGCGTGTTGGGACATTTAtatcagccattcaggatcgaCGACAGCATGAAGGCGTGTCGGTGAGGTTCAACAATGCCAATTAACCAAACTCCTATTCTTTATCAGAATGagaatgtgtgaaaaacaccaccgtcgtaattgcgaccttcatccctataatcatctatgaccgcaaagtaaacaataagtgttaattgatttcggtaacataaatcatgtgtcgttttattttgtttcttaatcccgagtccgtttgttaaccaattattaaattataattaagaaCCGTGTTAAGATATCTGTGTTAATATAAACAAGGGTTATGCTATGTCGTCTTAATTAATTGAGTCGCGTTCCCgtctttaatttaaatgtgtaaagttatattttgtgttgcttattattaaactttgattatttcatcgttctttaatttatttagaaaaaagataaataaatctgaaaatacacattacacatttagttattatttagccaACCCGGCCTTAAAAATATTAgctgttgcagctttaaatacgaatacacgagcagtcgctttgctccaggctcttttgtgttccagcatgcAGCATGCGTGCTTTACACGTTTTGATGTGACGtcaacggtgtcaatataaataatacccgcACTAAACGAAACATGATTCGATGAATATCGTCGATATTGTATTgtcggaaaacttgagaaataccaataattaaggaagagaaaccattaaaccttttcacaaataattttaatgttaatcggACTATagttggtaattctaaatcataggaacattactgtaaacttgtttaaaatgcaggaaattgcaccattttggatacgaaaattaaaaaaaatcgacgtCGGGGGGGGGGACACCCCTCCCAAACCCTCCCCTTCCGACAGGCCTTAGGAAattcctggcggaaaccctgtaACCCGTCATGTACGATATATATTAACCTATTAACTTGTTGGTACATGTTTGAAGAGCATGTTATTGGTAGAGGAAACCGCAGTTGTTGCAGTTTTAGCTTGTTTCATAGCAGAAATATCTATTGTTGTCCCTCAGTATTCCCCTGTGGCATTCACTCACTTCTTGGGCTGTGAAATCCAGTCAGAAAATGCCTTTGTAAACTCTTCTTttgatacatatgtatattgttttaacactGGTATAAGGCAAGTCTTAAAGCAATGTCCATGTAGACACAACACGATGTGGGCACTCAACCAGATGTAACAAGGTGAGAGGTATGAGTTGTACGATCGATGTTGCATAACTTGGAGACAGTGCTGTTGCAAACATACTCTTACCAGTGCTGGTCGATAAGGAGATGCATTATCTTGCAAAAACTTTGACACCTCACGTTACTTGAGCGCTTGGTACCATTTTGATCAAAAACAGCACAACATGATCCCTAAAAATATATCTGTGACACTACTGTGCTCAGGTACTTTGATTCAGGCTACAATCATGTCGCTGAAAAATATAGATCGTACATCAGCTGCCTGACTGTCCTGTGCCTGCTTTCACAAGACCTTCAATATTACCACCCACCCACATTCTGTTAATTATTTTGCTCGTGGGCTAAAAAACGAGCCATGTCAAATCACCCATGACAGTCTGCTGAGAGTCCTTGTCTTTGAATGACATTGGGGTAATGCCGATGCCTCTTCCAAATGTGCCACCTTCTGTTCTGATGTCAACAAGTGTTCTGTCCATCATAACCAATCATTGCTTATTTgagttatttcaataaaatcaattaccaaatataaaatataacctGATGTGTCTCCTATGTAAGACCGGCGATTTGGTCAAAGAGAACGAAAGCGACTTGAGTCGATTCTCTCAGATTTCAAAGACAGTTGCCAAGTGAACTGCAAATATGCATGAGAGTCAATTACAACCTTCCTGATCAAAAGAGACTTTTCATAAACATTCAATCATATGAATTACccacagggatgtgatttgtcagCTAATTTGCAGAAATTCTGCAGATTTTATGCCCACCCTCTGCTGATTAAAAAGTTACTAgagtgcttttggttgttaaGTTGACATTCCAGTTTGCtttaaatttaaagtcaggagagccctcCAAAGGCATCTAAATAGCCAGTTTTTCTTTtacggcagtgtgcttttgaccccaagagTGCCCCCAAGAACCCATGGCTGAAATGGTTTAAGCCCTCCAGCTgtcaggtcaatcacatccttGTACTCAGAAGAAACGTTGTTAAATACTGAAGTGCATTTTCAATGATGCTCtatgtttatttgtgttgtcattttaatttgcgCAATAATACCTGCTATGATGTGACATCCGCATAGTGGAATACTGTATTTTGCGGTATGTGTCGCTTTCAGATTTAATGATGCATATATAAGTAACTGatacagaaaaacaacattttaacagcTTTAACACCAACAATATCATCACTGTATAATGTAATGTCTGCCCTTGCAGAGTGTGGCAGGAGTGGGAGAtagaaaacaacacatttgttgCCATGGTGATGAGGGAGGGGGACAAGTGTGGGAACAAACACCGCACAACCAAGGTACGCCAGTCTCATCCAGTTTTGTCCTAGAACAATAAGCAGTTGTTCAAGAAGAACAGAGATGCAAATGGCTCCTTAATTATTCAAAGCTTGTGTacttttagcttgactattcaaaaTAAGGAGAGTATACTACCCACCCTAGTGTCGGCGTCACAcgttggttaaggttttgcatgtaagtcattatctcagtaaatacatcatttactGCATTGaaaatttagatatttattcccaactatctaacctattaaattaataaagttagataatacttttttgaataaaatggaaattatgggcctttattatttaacttaaaattctggttaaggttttgtatgtaagcacacgtaggttaatatctcaacaactacatgtacttgatgtattgcattgagactttatacaatggtactcaaccatccaatttacttaattaaccaattTAAATAATTCTAGTTTGCACTAAATTCAAaaatggcccttttttattcaacatagaaattctgctCCACTGTCATTGAGGAAAATATGGTTACGCTTGCATAATTGTATACAAcctataatacatttataaatgtattgcaTGCTATTTCATTAAAGGCTAAATGTTAATGAATTTTACACAAATCTTCGCAAGCATCATTCTAATCTAATTTTATCCATgtatgttttgccaaaacttttcaatccttgcTCTGAAAAGCAGTGGAATTGTCGagtgcgctgtctctgtgacagctcttgttagcttttgtgatcacttcTAGTCTGTTGTTTGTCATCTACAATTTGTTTGTTGACACACAGTGTCACATTTCTGAACCAATTTTTAATCAAACTTGGACACATTATATATGGCCACAAGATCTCAGCCAAGATCGATTATTGTGAATTTGTCCGAATCTGATCAGTTTGTCAAGAGTTGTTGCTCTTGATTTAACATTGTTCACaaatcatattaataatttaGAGAGAATATTTATGACCAAAAACACCTTGGTTAATTTCGTTTTTAACCCAAATCGAATAAACAGGTTgacctttaaatatttaaacaggtTTATTTCAAATGCGGAAAAGAGAATGTCATCACAAACGTATCAGAGCCGAGCACGTGTAACTACCGTGTGGACTTCACAACTCCATATACCTGCCATCATCAAGCCCTGCTGGTTTACCCAACCCTCAACTCCTCCCTCAAGACGGAGTGGGGCCTTCTTGAAGGCCAGCTGGCTGCTGGACACATCACAAAGAAGGTTGGCGTCTTGTGACGatacaactgtacatgtattgtcatttCAGATAACTCTTTTATCTGCCCCTGAAATAAATTTCAAGCGGGAGATTTAGTCCCCAGATGTTATATTTCAAACGCCATGATTCAATTCTGGCA
Above is a genomic segment from Mya arenaria isolate MELC-2E11 chromosome 2, ASM2691426v1 containing:
- the LOC128210948 gene encoding N-acetylglucosamine-1-phosphotransferase subunit gamma-like, which produces MGDVDTLFRRVLVVLTFLVIANGERHSIKIVEEPSSYGLMNSYQGGAVAETNVNKLKMRVTPSNFSGPPLFSRLNGKCFSKTFDDYKYEFCPFWNVTQHEQSLRWNPYSGILGVWQEWEIENNTFVAMVMREGDKCGNKHRTTKVYFKCGKENVITNVSEPSTCNYRVDFTTPYTCHHQALLVYPTLNSSLKTEWGLLEGQLAAGHITKKGYKKYLSRVFVKAGYMLSTETKNLVSAKAVALEKKEEANKDGQFDNLYTCTEEFRKLKKEVEDLKEQLENKNIEANHHPGVMDDMYNHMVDD